One genomic segment of Pseudomonas sp. RU47 includes these proteins:
- a CDS encoding BatD family protein: MTRFTALLLPLLLCTATAQAAELTASVDRSRLNSGETVELTLETSDVTQFGKPDLTALEALFEVRGTRQVNQLNTLNGDNRATTRWIITLLPKENGSVVIPPLQLGDTQSQPITVQVVESDTRENKNSLDPVFIEASLDQSSVYVQAQAILTLRIYHSVSLYDDSSLTPLQIADARIEQLGDTRTYEKDLNGVRHGVIEMRYAIYPQHSGLLTIAPQTFSATLVDTQPSQDANAQGPKPGKLMRVSSAEIPLTVKPKPLTYPVDAPWLPARSLSLSESWNPEPEHTQVGDSMTRSLTLKVEGLASSQLPALPATDVNGLRRYPDQPVLSNQSTDRGIVGSREEREALVPSRSGAIELPTVDVVWWNTFEDHLEHSSLPARTLQVANNPSLQVDTPAGNLQVSAVDNDVLWWWKLSTLILACTTLLGFGLWWRARWQPAVHRAAQTGPSPRTLMDDIKRASQANDPQATRQALDAWARQQPETLADMAARFVPLSDALDGLNGALYSETGQHWQGEDLWRAIRTIPAAERVQDPVGDSGLPPLYPK, encoded by the coding sequence ATGACCCGCTTCACCGCTCTCTTGCTGCCCCTGCTGCTCTGCACGGCCACCGCCCAGGCGGCCGAGCTGACGGCCAGCGTGGATCGCAGTCGCCTGAACTCCGGCGAGACGGTCGAACTCACCCTCGAAACCAGTGACGTAACCCAGTTCGGCAAACCCGACCTGACCGCGCTCGAAGCGTTGTTCGAAGTGCGCGGCACGCGCCAGGTCAACCAGCTCAACACCCTCAATGGTGACAACCGCGCGACCACGCGCTGGATCATCACCCTGCTGCCCAAAGAGAACGGCAGCGTGGTGATCCCGCCGCTGCAACTGGGCGACACGCAGAGCCAGCCGATCACCGTGCAAGTGGTCGAAAGCGATACCCGCGAGAACAAGAACAGCCTTGACCCGGTGTTCATCGAAGCCAGTCTCGATCAGTCCAGCGTCTATGTGCAGGCGCAGGCGATCCTGACCCTGCGCATCTACCATTCCGTTTCGCTGTACGACGACAGCAGCCTGACGCCGCTGCAAATCGCCGATGCGCGCATCGAGCAACTCGGCGACACGCGCACCTACGAAAAAGACCTCAACGGCGTGCGCCATGGCGTGATCGAAATGCGCTATGCGATCTACCCGCAACACAGCGGTTTGCTGACCATTGCGCCGCAGACCTTCAGCGCCACACTGGTCGATACGCAGCCGTCACAGGATGCCAATGCGCAAGGGCCGAAGCCGGGCAAGCTGATGCGCGTCAGTTCCGCCGAAATCCCCCTGACGGTGAAACCCAAACCCCTGACTTATCCGGTCGACGCACCATGGCTGCCCGCGCGCAGCCTAAGTCTCAGCGAAAGCTGGAACCCGGAACCGGAACACACTCAGGTTGGCGATTCGATGACGCGCAGCCTGACCCTGAAAGTCGAAGGCTTGGCCAGCTCACAACTGCCAGCGCTGCCCGCCACCGACGTCAACGGCCTGCGCCGCTACCCCGATCAACCGGTGCTGAGCAACCAGAGCACTGACCGCGGCATTGTCGGCAGCCGTGAAGAACGCGAAGCCTTGGTGCCGAGCCGCAGCGGCGCCATCGAATTGCCGACGGTGGACGTGGTTTGGTGGAACACCTTCGAAGACCATCTGGAACACAGCAGCCTGCCCGCGCGCACCCTGCAAGTGGCCAACAACCCGAGCCTGCAAGTCGACACCCCGGCCGGCAACCTGCAAGTGAGCGCCGTCGATAACGACGTGTTGTGGTGGTGGAAACTCAGCACCCTGATCCTCGCCTGCACCACCCTCCTCGGCTTCGGCCTGTGGTGGCGCGCACGCTGGCAACCGGCGGTGCATCGTGCCGCACAAACCGGCCCGAGCCCACGCACGCTGATGGATGACATCAAGCGTGCGAGCCAGGCGAATGATCCGCAGGCGACGCGGCAGGCACTGGATGCGTGGGCGCGTCAGCAGCCGGAGACACTGGCGGACATGGCAGCGCGGTTTGTGCCGTTGTCGGATGCGCTGGATGGGTTGAATGGTGCGCTGTACAGCGAGACGGGGCAGCACTGGCAGGGTGAGGATTTGTGGCGGGCGATCCGCACGATTCCCGCGGCGGAACGGGTGCAGGATCCGGTGGGTGATAGCGGGTTGCCGCCGCTTTATCCGAAGTGA
- a CDS encoding tetratricopeptide repeat protein gives MIALWPHWFRPWWLLLLPLLGWLIWQLWHRQKRAGRWQMILPPAFHATLLSGGNGRDSKLPWIALGVAWLLTILALLGPSWERVEQTSQKPADPLVVVLELTPEMLATDSPPTRLEQARRKLFDLLQARSDAQTAIVVYAGSAHTLVPLSDDLATSRNLLDALKPSLMPESGHRADLAVSKALALLKQGALGQGRILLIGSSLNEEERQGIRRALSGQSAQLLMLGVGTAEGAPIAQEDGSFLKDEQGAIRVPQLDSPALSAFLNSVGGEYHPARLDEADLGALGLLNGPRSLRDDGQTVRLDTWADQGYWLLLPLLLLAACAGRRGWLFCLPLLFCLPQPSYAFDFEDLWLRPDQQGLHLLKQKRPAEAAQHFDDHQWQGVALYEAGDYSGAAQRFAEGSDARAHYNRGNALAKSGELEAAIDAYEQALEQQPDLRPAQTNKALVENLLKQKNAPPPAEPDTKPSEQQSLPGDEPAPATTPPPAVKSETQSEAQPSESASEPPPTTPPQPGPNEVPGSAEEEQTDTVPTLRPSEDNLEGEQRQALEQWLGKIPDDPGELLRRKFWYEQQQHQDQENTR, from the coding sequence ATGATCGCGCTCTGGCCGCACTGGTTCCGTCCGTGGTGGTTGCTGTTGCTGCCGCTGCTGGGCTGGCTGATCTGGCAACTCTGGCACCGGCAGAAACGCGCCGGGCGCTGGCAGATGATTCTGCCGCCGGCGTTTCATGCCACCCTGCTCAGCGGCGGCAATGGTCGCGACAGCAAACTGCCGTGGATTGCCCTCGGCGTGGCGTGGTTGCTGACCATTCTGGCGCTGCTCGGGCCGAGTTGGGAGCGCGTCGAACAGACCAGCCAGAAACCCGCCGACCCGTTGGTGGTGGTGCTGGAACTGACCCCGGAAATGCTCGCCACCGACTCGCCGCCGACACGACTGGAACAGGCGCGGCGCAAGCTGTTCGACCTGTTGCAGGCGCGCAGCGATGCGCAGACCGCGATCGTCGTCTACGCCGGCAGCGCGCACACGCTGGTGCCGCTGTCGGATGACCTCGCGACCAGCCGCAATTTGCTCGATGCCCTGAAGCCTTCGTTGATGCCGGAAAGCGGTCATCGCGCCGATCTGGCCGTGAGCAAAGCGCTGGCCCTGCTGAAACAGGGCGCGCTCGGTCAGGGGCGAATTCTGCTGATTGGTTCGTCATTGAACGAAGAAGAACGCCAAGGCATTCGCCGCGCACTCAGCGGACAGTCGGCACAATTGTTGATGCTCGGCGTCGGCACTGCCGAAGGTGCGCCAATCGCTCAAGAGGACGGCAGTTTCCTCAAGGACGAACAAGGCGCGATCCGCGTGCCGCAGCTCGACAGCCCGGCCTTGAGTGCGTTCCTCAACAGTGTCGGCGGCGAATACCACCCTGCCCGTCTCGACGAGGCTGATCTCGGCGCGCTCGGCCTGCTCAACGGCCCACGCAGCCTGCGCGACGACGGCCAGACCGTGCGCCTCGATACCTGGGCCGATCAGGGTTACTGGCTGCTGTTGCCGCTGTTGCTGCTCGCGGCGTGTGCCGGGCGTCGCGGCTGGTTGTTCTGCCTGCCTTTGCTGTTTTGCCTGCCACAGCCGAGCTACGCTTTTGACTTTGAGGATTTGTGGCTGCGCCCCGATCAACAGGGCCTGCACTTGCTCAAACAGAAGCGCCCGGCCGAAGCCGCGCAGCATTTTGACGATCACCAATGGCAAGGGGTGGCGTTGTACGAAGCCGGCGACTACAGTGGCGCCGCCCAGCGTTTCGCCGAAGGCAGCGATGCCCGCGCCCACTACAATCGTGGCAACGCGCTAGCGAAAAGCGGTGAGCTGGAAGCGGCGATCGACGCCTATGAGCAGGCACTGGAACAGCAACCGGATTTACGTCCGGCGCAGACCAACAAGGCGCTGGTGGAAAATCTGCTCAAGCAGAAAAACGCCCCCCCGCCCGCCGAGCCGGACACCAAGCCAAGCGAGCAGCAAAGTCTGCCGGGCGACGAACCAGCGCCCGCGACCACGCCGCCACCGGCGGTAAAAAGTGAAACCCAGAGCGAAGCGCAACCGAGCGAATCGGCCAGTGAACCGCCACCGACCACGCCGCCGCAGCCAGGTCCAAACGAAGTGCCAGGCAGCGCCGAGGAAGAACAAACGGACACCGTGCCAACGCTGCGCCCGAGCGAGGACAACCTCGAAGGCGAGCAACGTCAGGCACTGGAACAATGGCTGGGCAAGATCCCGGATGACCCGGGCGAACTGCTGAGACGCAAATTCTGGTACGAACAGCAACAACATCAGGATCAGGAAAACACTCGATGA
- a CDS encoding vWA domain-containing protein: MFEFAWPWIFVLVPLPWLMRLVLPVADSGEPALKVSFLADLEGLARRRARANLPAWRQQAPFMLLWLLLLSAAARPQWLGEPLPIAASGRDLLVAVDVSGSMDFPDMQWQDEEVSRLTLVQHLLGDFLESRDGDRVGLILFGSQAYLQAPLTFDRHTVRVWLDEARIGIAGKNTAIGDAIGLALKRLRLRPAQSRVLILVTDGANNGGEIDPLTAAKLAAREGVKIYPIGIGANPEDSGSTGLLGVNPSLDLDEPALKAIAEVTGGQYFRAHDGKELQAIKDTLDQLEPVTQQPTQARPAQALYHWPLALALWLSLSLVTRELWPDNPLQRLFTKELYLQSPLPDWRERLKRLRLRRRR; the protein is encoded by the coding sequence ATGTTTGAGTTCGCCTGGCCGTGGATTTTTGTGCTAGTGCCGCTGCCGTGGCTGATGCGCCTCGTGCTGCCGGTGGCCGACAGTGGCGAGCCAGCCCTGAAAGTGAGCTTCCTCGCTGATCTGGAAGGCCTCGCCCGCCGCCGCGCTCGCGCCAATCTGCCAGCGTGGCGTCAACAGGCGCCATTCATGTTGCTGTGGCTGTTGCTGCTGAGCGCCGCCGCCCGTCCGCAATGGCTCGGCGAACCACTGCCGATCGCTGCCAGCGGACGGGATTTGCTGGTCGCGGTGGATGTGTCCGGCTCGATGGATTTCCCGGATATGCAGTGGCAGGACGAAGAAGTCAGTCGCCTGACGCTGGTGCAGCATCTGCTCGGTGATTTCCTCGAAAGCCGCGATGGCGACCGTGTCGGCCTGATCCTGTTCGGCAGTCAGGCCTATCTGCAAGCGCCGCTGACCTTTGATCGCCACACCGTGCGCGTCTGGCTCGACGAAGCGCGGATCGGCATTGCCGGTAAGAACACCGCCATCGGCGATGCCATCGGTCTGGCACTGAAACGCCTGCGCCTGCGTCCGGCGCAAAGTCGCGTGCTGATTCTGGTCACTGACGGCGCCAACAACGGTGGCGAAATCGATCCACTGACGGCGGCAAAACTGGCTGCCAGAGAAGGTGTGAAGATTTATCCGATCGGCATTGGCGCCAATCCTGAGGACAGCGGTTCGACCGGCCTGCTCGGGGTCAATCCGAGCCTGGACCTCGACGAGCCGGCGCTCAAAGCCATCGCCGAAGTCACCGGCGGCCAGTATTTCCGCGCCCACGACGGCAAAGAGTTGCAAGCGATCAAAGACACCCTCGACCAGCTCGAACCCGTGACCCAGCAACCAACCCAGGCGCGCCCGGCGCAAGCCTTGTATCACTGGCCCCTGGCGTTGGCGCTGTGGTTGAGCCTGTCGCTGGTCACCCGTGAATTGTGGCCGGACAACCCGTTGCAACGCCTGTTTACCAAGGAGCTGTATCTGCAAAGTCCGTTGCCTGACTGGCGCGAGCGTCTCAAGCGCCTGCGTCTGCGGAGGCGCCGATGA
- a CDS encoding DUF4381 domain-containing protein, translated as MNGLEQLQPLISPPPIAFWPPAPGWWLLLLLLPLLGFAVWRLRRFIPLKKRPIVRAEQPLDPVRIAALAELAQMPKPYDGAPAGAWLQQLNGLLKRLCRNHYPYSQSHTLNGRKWLAFLDNRCPAAGLTRWMVLVEGAYKPECKLDDKAIAGLTQAVDTWIRKHV; from the coding sequence ATGAACGGCCTCGAACAACTGCAACCACTGATCTCGCCGCCACCGATCGCCTTCTGGCCGCCGGCACCGGGTTGGTGGCTGCTGCTTCTGCTGTTGCCGCTGCTGGGTTTTGCCGTGTGGCGCCTGCGCCGTTTCATTCCGCTGAAGAAGCGCCCGATCGTCCGTGCTGAACAGCCGCTCGACCCGGTGCGCATCGCCGCCCTCGCCGAACTCGCACAAATGCCCAAACCTTACGACGGCGCCCCGGCCGGTGCCTGGCTGCAGCAACTCAACGGCCTGCTCAAACGCCTGTGCCGCAACCACTACCCCTACAGCCAGAGCCATACTCTCAACGGGCGTAAATGGCTGGCGTTCCTCGATAACCGTTGCCCGGCCGCCGGCCTGACGCGCTGGATGGTGTTGGTCGAAGGCGCGTACAAACCAGAATGCAAACTCGACGACAAAGCCATCGCCGGCCTGACCCAAGCGGTCGACACGTGGATTCGCAAACATGTTTGA
- a CDS encoding DUF58 domain-containing protein, with amino-acid sequence MNAPLPSEPGIRVSLAELIEMRHRVREVQLFSTPSQRSPLIGLHHSKFRGRGVDFDQVRVYQAGDDVRTIDWRVTARTQEPHTKLFHEERERPIFIMVEQSTRLFFGSGLMFKSVLAAQVAALIGWAALGHNDRVGGLVFGDNEHYEIKPRRSKQSLLQLLNRLVKVNQSLHSEREPDRDAFGVALRRAREVLRPGSLVIVICDERALSDSAEQQLSLLSRHCDLLMLPLSDPLDHALPAAGLLRFAQRGAQLELDTLNFDLRQTYRAQAEARIARWELLAQKLRVLLMPLSTQSEMVEQMREFLNPQRPGKGR; translated from the coding sequence TCGAGATGCGCCACCGCGTGCGCGAGGTGCAGCTGTTTTCCACGCCGAGCCAGCGCAGCCCGCTGATCGGCCTGCATCACTCGAAATTCCGTGGTCGCGGCGTCGACTTCGATCAGGTGCGGGTCTATCAGGCCGGCGACGATGTGCGCACCATCGACTGGCGCGTGACGGCGCGCACTCAGGAGCCGCACACCAAGCTGTTCCATGAAGAACGCGAACGGCCGATTTTCATCATGGTCGAGCAAAGCACGCGGCTGTTTTTCGGTTCCGGGCTGATGTTCAAATCGGTGCTCGCGGCACAAGTCGCGGCGTTGATCGGTTGGGCCGCGCTCGGCCATAACGACCGCGTCGGCGGGCTGGTCTTCGGCGACAACGAGCACTACGAAATCAAGCCACGGCGCAGCAAACAAAGCCTGCTGCAATTGCTCAACCGTTTGGTCAAGGTCAACCAGTCACTGCACAGCGAGCGTGAGCCGGATCGCGATGCCTTCGGCGTGGCCTTGCGCCGTGCCCGTGAAGTGCTGCGCCCGGGCAGTCTGGTGATTGTCATCTGCGACGAGCGTGCGTTGTCCGACAGCGCCGAACAGCAGCTGAGTCTGTTGTCGCGGCATTGCGATCTGTTGATGCTGCCGTTGTCCGATCCGCTCGATCACGCCCTGCCCGCCGCCGGGCTTTTGCGGTTCGCGCAACGCGGTGCACAACTGGAGCTCGACACGTTGAACTTCGACCTGCGCCAGACCTATCGCGCCCAGGCCGAAGCGCGCATCGCGCGCTGGGAATTGCTCGCGCAGAAGCTGCGGGTATTGCTGATGCCGCTAAGCACGCAAAGCGAAATGGTCGAGCAGATGCGCGAATTCCTCAATCCGCAGCGTCCGGGGAAAGGTCGATGA